From Cydia splendana chromosome 12, ilCydSple1.2, whole genome shotgun sequence, a single genomic window includes:
- the LOC134795788 gene encoding cuticle protein 16.5-like — protein sequence MFSLKSIILIAAAFAVGAECSVAVAAPLVAPAHVGYAQTIPQNIPPYASQVSVVNRALSPLVASPFAAPYFAGPAPYAAYAAPAAYAAAPLAAPAAYAGPAAYAAPAAYAAPAAYAAPAAYAAPAAYAAPAAYAAAPFPYAPAAPIVRAPLGVAPAFVR from the exons ATGTTTTCTTTAAAATCT ATCATACTCATCGCCGCGGCCTTCGCCGTCGGAGCTGAATGCAGCGTCGCCGTGGCTGCTCCCCTGGTCGCACCAGCTCACGTGGGCTACGCTCAAACTATTCCCCAAAATATCCCTCCATATGCGTCGCAAGTCAGCGTGGTCAACAGGGCCTTGAGCCCGCTGGTGGCTAGCCCGTTTGCCGCTCCGTACTTCGCTGGACCTGCCCCGTATGCTGCGTACGCAGCACCGGCTGCTTACGCTGCGGCGCCATTAGCAGCACCCGCTGCGTATGCCGGCCCCGCTGCGTATGCTGCCCCCGCTGCGTATGCTGCCCCCGCTGCGTATGCTGCTCCCGCTGCGTATGCTGCACCCGCTGCGTATGCTGCCCCCGCCGCCTACGCTGCCGCCCCCTTCCCTTATGCCCCCGCGGCACCTATAGTCCGAGCTCCCCTCGGTGTTGCCCCGGCGTTTGTGCGATAG
- the LOC134795441 gene encoding cyclin-dependent kinase inhibitor 1C-like → MSALRFIISLAAIIASCSASIGHAHIVPAVRSFPIVRYAPFYNFPHGIRSIHAVAPAPLAAVAPAPVLPAPLPAPVFPAPVPAPVLPAPAPFFAPAVPRLAPAVPAFPAPVFARALPVPAPVPYAPIVRPAYAPAYAPAPVFAPAPVAPAPVFAPAPAPVLAPAPAPVFAPAPIPVARAVPHLHLYNRFLAPAPLAPAPVAWK, encoded by the exons ATGTCGGCCCTTAGATTC ATCATTTCCTTAGCCGCCATCATAGCTAGCTGCAGTGCTAGCATAGGCCACGCTCACATAGTACCAGCAGTCAGATCCTTCCCCATCGTTAGATACGCTCCGTTCTACAACTTCCCACACGGCATCAGATCCATCCACGCCGTAGCACCTGCCCCGCTAGCCGCTGTTGCGCCAGCACCTGTACTGCCAGCGCCGCTGCCTGCTCCAGTGTTTCCGGCGCCTGTACCAGCCCCAGTATTACCAGCGCCAGCACCGTTCTTCGCGCCTGCTGTACCAAGATTAGCGCCTGCGGTTCCAGCGTTCCCGGCTCCTGTATTTGCGCGAGCTCTACCAGTGCCCGCGCCTGTTCCTTATGCGCCCATTGTGAGGCCAGCTTATGCGCCAGCTTATGCGCCAGCTCCCGTATTTGCGCCTGCCCCAGTAGCACCAGCTCCTGTGTTTGCACCTGCTCCTGCTCCAGTATTAGCCCCGGCTCCAGCGCCAGTCTTTGCGCCAGCGCCTATTCCTGTGGCAAGAGCAGTACCCCACCTGCACCTGTACAACAGGTTCCTCGCGCCAGCTCCACTGGCGCCGGCACCTGTCGCGTGGAAATGA
- the LOC134795787 gene encoding uncharacterized protein LOC134795787 yields MIAKFVIVFALALGAASASVLPLAAAPAALVAPAAYAVAPYASSYSAHSVNHAVATPVVAPAPLVAAAAPVVSSPYVAAPAFAPSPYLSRYVASPYFL; encoded by the exons ATGATCGCCAAATTCGTT ATCGTCTTCGCCCTAGCTCTTGGCGCCGCCAGCGCCAGTGTGCTGCCCCTAGCCGCGGCCCCAGCTGCGCTCGTGGCCCCTGCAGCGTACGCCGTGGCCCCCTACGCCAGCTCCTACTCCGCGCACTCCGTCAACCATGCGGTAGCCACCCCCGTGGTTGCCCCCGCCCCGCTGGTGGCCGCCGCTGCTCCGGTTGTCTCTTCTCCTTACGTTGCCGCTCCCGCCTTTGCCCCATCCCCGTACTTATCCAGATACGTAGCCTCTCCTTACTTCCTTTAA